In Scatophagus argus isolate fScaArg1 chromosome 7, fScaArg1.pri, whole genome shotgun sequence, a genomic segment contains:
- the rassf9 gene encoding ras association domain-containing protein 9, producing MAPFGKSFLKARLKNRTKDAEPVVGKEIQVTVCNEEKVVCGVTKHTTCADMIQALLEDHKSIPESKRLLHGEPKDFCLVERWKGFERALPPLTRILRLWYAWGDQRPFIQFILVKTSDFVPQPTKKGGKSKGTKPKRWEHSRAQYTQSLPVEKQKRIVKKAFRKLEKLHKDSMSSPGAEEIDRMVQLILDQDHTIREQIKHMRELDLEIEQFDLQEQKKEAESESLVAQACGVSVEAHGDSAAQLQEYLFTSDGVEQLELQVQRHQELILQLSQDIDTELRRANFPLSQYENSEQEGAAAASWIPVETDESFYTAELERLQDELQHSLFTGVSLHNQSAEIDKQLKYCDAMLLSKDEECWQLAAHLSSLQIEDRGEEEHPSPVPLKSETQCSISQTVTQCSVSQTVKLKHSLSPLDITDTDSDTGISSTHSQDSLSPCLDFPPPLDTDV from the coding sequence GACAAAAGATGCCGAGCCTGTGGTAGGAAAGGAGATTCAGGTTACCGTCTGTAACGAGGAGAAAGTTGTCTGTGGAGTAACGAAGCACACGACATGTGCAGATATGATTCAGGCGTTACTGGAGGATCACAAGTCAATCCCAGAGAGCAAGCGTCTCCTGCACGGGGAACCCAAAGACTTCTGTCTCGTCGAGCGGTGGAAGGGTTTTGAGAGAGCCTTGCCTCCTTTAACCAGAATCCTGAGACTCTGGTATGCTTGGGGTGACCAGAGACCCTTCATCCAGTTTATTCTGGTCAAAACCAGCGATTTTGTGCCTCAGCCCACCAAGAAAGGTGGAAAGTCCAAGGGGACCAAGCCGAAGCGATGGGAGCACAGTCGCGCTCAGTACACCCAGTCTCTGCCAGTGGAGAAGCAAAAGCGCATCGTGAAGAAAGCCTTCCGGAAGTTGGAAAAGCTTCACAAGGACAGCATGAGCTCCCCAGGCGCTGAGGAAATCGACCGAATGGTGCAACTTATTCTCGACCAGGACCACACCATCCGAGAGCAGATCAAGCACATGAGGGAGCTGGATTTGGAGATCGAGCAGTTTGATCTGCAAGAGCAGAAGAAGGAAGCCGAGTCTGAGAGTCTGGTCGCTCAGGCTTGTGGTGTGAGTGTGGAGGCGCACGGCGATAGCGCAGCGCAGCTGCAGGAGTATCTGTTCACTAGCGATGGAGTCGAACAGCTCGAGCTGCAGGTTCAGAGGCACCAGGAGCTCATCCTCCAGCTGTCCCAGGATATTGACACTGAGCTGAGGAGGGCCAACTTCCCTCTGAGCCAATATGAGAACAGTGAGCAggaaggagctgctgctgcttcctggaTCCCCGTGGAGACAGACGAATCTTTCTACACTGCTGAACTCGAAAGGCTGCAGGATGAACTGCAGCACAGTCTCTTCACTGGTGTGTCCCTGCACAACCAATCTGCAGAAATAGATAAGCAGCTGAAGTACTGTGACGCTATGTTGCTCTCCAAGGATGAGGAGTGCTGGCAGCTGGCTGCCCACCTGAGCTCACTGCAAATtgaggacagaggagaagaagagcacCCCAGTCCTGTCCCTTTGAAAAGTGAGACTCAGTGCAGCATCTCACAGACAGTCACTCAGTGCAGCGTTTCACAGACAGTGAAACTCAAACACAGCCTGTCGCCTCTAGACATTACAGACACAGACTCAGACACTGGGATTAGTTCCACACACAGTCAGGACTCGCTGTCACCATGTCTCGACTTCCCTCCCCCACTGGACACAGATGTTTGA